A stretch of DNA from Arthrobacter jiangjiafuii:
AAGAGAGCTGCTCAGCAACGCCCTGGGCAACAAGCTGTGCTTCCATCTCGGGGTTCTTGACCTCGAGGATGTTCAGCTGAACCTGCTTGCCCGTGAGCTTCTCCAGCTCGCCGCGGATGCGGTCTGCTTCGGCGCCGCGGCGGCCGATAACGATACCCGGGCGGGCCGTGTGGATATCCACGCGGACACGGTCACGGGTGCGCTCGATCTCAACCTTGGCGATACCGGCACGGTCCATGCCGGTGGACATCAGCTGACGGATCTTGATGTCCTCGCGGACGAAGTCCTTGTAGCGCTGGCCCGGCTTGCTGCTGTCAGCAAACCAGTGCGACACATGGTCAGTGGTGATGCCGAGTCGGAACCCGTGCGGGTTAACCTTCTGTCCCACTTAGCGTTCCTCCTCGATTTTGGGGGTTGCGACAACCACGGTGACGTGGCTGGTCCGCTTGTTGATGCGGTACGCGCGGCCCTGTGCACGGGGCTGGAACCGCTTCATGGTGGGCCCTTCGTCAACGAATGCATCGCTGATGAAGAGGTCACCCTCGTCGAAGGCCAGGCCGTCACGGTCCGCGAGGACTCGTGCGTTGGCCATGGCCGACTGAACTACCTTAAGTACCGGCTCCGATGCTGCCTGGGGGGCAAACTTCAGAATTGCCAGAGCCTCATTCGCTTGCTTGCCACGAACAAGGTTGACGACGCGCCGGGCCTTCATAGGCGTTACGCGGATATGACGCGCAATTGCCTTGGCTTCCATTGCTTTCCTTCTCTCGTCTTCTGCCGAAAGAGCAGCGCCTAGCGGCGCTTGCCCTTGCGGTCGTCCTTCACATGGCCGCGGAATGTCCGCGTCAGGGCGAATTCGCCGAGCTTGTGCCCGACCATCGACTCCGTGACAAACACCGGAATGTGCTTACGTCCGTCATGTACGGCGATCGTGTGCCCGAGCATGTCGGGGATGATCATCGAACGACGGGACCACGTCTTGATGACGTTCTTGGTGCCCTTTTCGTTTTCGGCCGCTACCTTAAGGAACAGGTGCTGGTCGACGAAGGGGCCTTTCTTCAGGCTGCGTGGCATGTTTCCAGGCTCCTATCGCTTGTTCTTGCCGGAACGACGGCGACGCACAATGAGGTTGTCGCTCTCTTTATTGGGGCGGCGTGTGCGGCCTTCGCGCTTACCGTTCGGGTTGACCGGGTGGCGTCCACCGGAGGTCTTACCTTCACCACCACCGTGCGGGTGGTCGACCGGGTTCATGGCGACACCGCGGACGGTCGGGCGTACGCCCTTCCAGCGCATACGGCCGGCCTTACCCCAGTTGATGTTCGACTGCTCGGCGTTGCCGACCTCGCCGATCGTGGCGCGGCAGCGTGCGTCAACGTTGCGGATTTCGCCGGAAGGCAGACGCAGCTGGGCGAAGCGGCCTTCCTTGGCGACAAGCTGAACAGATGCACCGGCGGAGCGGGCCATCTTGGCGCCGCCACCCGGACGCAGCTCAACGGCGTGGATAGTGGTACCCACGGGGATGTTGCGCAGGGGCAGGTTGTTGCCGGGCTTGATGTCAGCTCCGGCTCCGGCCTCTACGTGGTCGCCCTGGCTGAGCTTGTTCGGAGCAATGATGTAACGCTTGGTGCCATCAACGTAGTGCAGCAGCGCAATGCGAGCGGTACGGTTCGGATCGTATTCGATCTCGGCAACGCGAGCGTCGACGCCGTCCTTGTCGTGGCGGCGGAAGTCGATCAGACGGTACTGACGCTTGTGTCCACCACCCTTGTGCCTGGTCGTGATCTTACCGGTGTTGTTACGTCCACCCTTTTTGGGCAGCGGGCGTACCAACGACTTTTCCGGCGTCGACCGCGTGATTTCGGTGAAGTCGGCTACGCTCGAGCCGCGACGGCCCGGTGTAGTCGGCTTGTATTTACGGATTCCCATTATTTATTCCTCGTTAAAGTGGTCTCCGCCCTAGCTGAGCGGACCGCCGAAGATGTCGATTGTGCCGTCCTTCAGGGTGACAATGGCGCGCTTGGTGTTCTTGCGCTGTCCCCATCCGAACTTGGTCCGCTTACGCTTACCGGCACGGTTGATGGTGTTGATCGAGTCGACCTTGACGGAGAAGATTTTCTCCACGGCCAGCTTGATCTCGGTCTTGTTGGAGCGGGGGTCGACCAGGAAGGTGTACTTACCTTCGTCGATCAGGCCGTAGCTCTTTTCCGAAACGACGGGTGCCAGCACCACGTCGCGAGGGTCCTTTGCGGTGGTCGCGCTCACTTGGCGTCCTCCTTGACAGTGTTCTTGCCGACGAACTCGTCGTAGGCAGCCTTGGTGAAGACCACGTCATCGGCAACAAGCACGTCGTAGGTGTTCAGCTGATCTACGTAGATCACGTGAACATCGGTGAGGTTACGCACGGAAAGTGCAGCAACGTCATTGGCGCGCTCGATGACAACGAGCATGTTCTTGCGGTCGGAAAGTGAACGCAGCGTGTCGCGTGCAGCCTTGGTCGACGGCGTTTCGCCGGCTACCAGGGTTTCCAGCACGTGGATGCGGCCGTTGCGTGCCCGGTCGGAGAGTGCTCCGCGCAGGGCGGCGGCAATCATCTTCTTGGGGGTGCGCTGGCTGTAGTCGCGGGGCGTCGGTCCGTGGACAACGCCACCACCGGTCATGTGAGGAGCACGGATGGAACCCTGACGGGCGCGGCCGGTACCCTTCTGCTTGAACGGCTTGCGGCCTGCGCCGGACACCTCTGCGCGGGTCTTCGTCTTGTGCGTTCCCTGGCGTGCAGCTGCAAGCTGAGCAACTACTACCTGGTGCAGAAGAGGAACGTTCGTCTGAACGTCGAAGAGCGCTGCGGGGAATTCAACAGTGGTTTCGTTAGCCATGAGACTAAGCTCCCTTCACGGCGGTGCGTACGAGGACGACCTGGCCGCGGGCGCCGGGTACGGCACCCTTGATCAGCAGCAGCGACTTCTCGGCGTCCACACCGTGAACCGTGAGGTTCATCGTGGTGTGGCGGACGGCGCCCATACGGCCAGCCATCCGCATACCCTTGAAGACGCGGCCCGGGGTGGATGCGCCACCGATGGAACCGGGCTTACGGTGGTTCTTGTGTGCACCGTGAGAGGCACCGACGCCGTGGAAGCCGTGACGCTTCATGACACCGGCGAAACCCTTACCCTTGGAGGTTCCGGTGACGTCGACCTTCTGGCCGGCTTCGAAAATCTCAACAGAGAGTTCCTGGCCCAGCTCGTAGGTGTCGGCGTCAGCGGTGCGCAGTTCGACAACGTGGCGGCGAGGCGTAACGCCTGCCTTTTCAAAGTGGCCGGCCAGCGGCTTGGTCACCTTGCGCGGGTCGATCTGGCCGTAGCCGATCTGAACGGCGGTGTAGCCGTCCTTTTCCGCGTTGCGCAGCTGTGTAATGACGTTTGAGTCAGCCTTGACGACGGTGACGGGGATGAGCTTGTTGTTCTCGTCCCAGACCTGGGTCATGCCCAGCTTGGTGCCCAGAAGGCCCTTGACCTGGCGTGTAAGTGAAGTAGACATAAGTATCCGCTCCCCCCCCCTACAGCTTGATTTCGATGTTCACGTCAGCAGGCAGGTCAAGACGCATCAGCGAGTCAACGGCCTTAGGCGTGGGGTCAATGATGTCGATCAGACGCTTGTGCGTGCGCATTTCAAAGTGCTCGCGGCTGTCCTTGTACTTGTGCGGCGAACGGATAACGCAGTAAACGTTCTTTTCCGTGGGCAGGGGCACGGGGCCCACTACCGTTGCGCCTGCACGCGTGACCGTCTCAACGATCTTCCGTGCTGATACGTCGATGACCTCGTGGTCATACGACTTCAGCCGGATGCGGATTTTTTGTCCCGCCATGGCGTCGTGCCTCTTTCTTCGAGTATTGCTCTCTGTACAGTTTTTGTACCTAGCTGCCTTTACGGCCTGGCACTCCTCCAACAGACTGAATCCGGATAAATCCGGGTTCCTCACCCTGCCGAGGCTCCGACCCCCGCGCTCGGGCGTGTCGCGGATCGTGGATCTGCGACGCCCGGGGCTAGATTGGGGGCGGGTTATATATGGGCTTTTTCCCTAAAGGATCCGACCCTGCATCAGGCATTATCCTGACCGGGACGCAATCTCATCACATTGCCTGCCAGACCGTGAGGACCGGACGAGGCACATGTGGGCACTAAAGCGCTTGAACAACTTCTCTAGTCTGCCAGAACTACGGCCGTTCCGCCAATCGGTCGGACCGGGCCGAAGCCAACGCCTACCAGTCTAGCGCAGTACCGGACCGGTCCGGAAACGCCGTCCGGGATCACGGTCCGGCCGTAACCGGAGAGCCGAGGCTAGGGCCGGTCGTTGCGGTTGGCGCGGCGGATCCGCTTTGCGCGGTCGATCTCGCGGCGGAAATGCCGCCTTCCCCACCCCACTGCGCCGGCGAGGGCCACGGCGACGGCGAGGACTATCAGTATTTCCATCTGTCGATACTAGTCCACCCCGGTGCCCCTCCCTAGGGGACCCGGTCGTCGGCTGCGTCCACCCGCACCCGGGTCAGCCGCCAGACGGCCAGGGCGATCAGGGCCGCCGCGAGCAGCGCCAGGAGCAGGAATGTATAGCCACGCAGATACCAGAGCACCGCGAGGACGACGCCGGCAGCTCCCCAGACGGTGAATAGGCGCCTGTTGGTGAGGACCCCGAAGGCCAGGAGCCCGGCGTGGCCCAGCAGCGCCCAGATCTGCTCTCCGGCATCGGCGCTGACGATGCTGCTCAGACCCGATCCGGTGAGTATCGCCGCCGACACACACAGCACGGCGGTGCCGCGCAGGCTGCGGTTTCGCCGGAACTCGTAGGCGGCCAGCGCGGCCAGCACCACAACCCAGTACTGCAGGGACCAGAACCAGCCCAGGCTGTCTGCGAAGTGCCAGATAATCCGTTCGACGGCCAGGGCTGCCACCAGGGCCGCTGCTTCTCCGGCACTTTCGCGCCATGCCCGCGGAAATTCCCACACTGCGGCGGCCAGCGCGGCGATCAGCACCACGGATCCGTAGACGGCGGAGGCATTCTCGGATGACATGGCCGCGACAGCCGCTGCGGCGGCAAGGACTGACGCTCCGGAGCCGAGAATCCGCCCGCGCAGCACCGTCGGGGCCGACGAGGGCAGGACCGACATGACATATCGCGCGCAGTAGAGGACCACAGCGGCAGCGAATCCGGGCCACAGTTGCGCGGCCCCGGGCTGCGGCCGGATCACCAGGACATCGCTGATGAGCCAGGCATGAATCAGGAAGGCGGCGGCCGGAACTGCGGCGACGGTGACTGCCGCCAGCCATGGCTGCCTGCGGGTGAAGGAGACGATGAGGAAACCGGCAGCGGCCACCAGTACAGCCAGTCCGGTCAGCAGCTGGTTCCCGGCGAGTCCGGCCAGTGGCAGCACCAATACGCAGGCCAGCCCGGCGCCGATCAGGACCGGGTTCCGGACGTCGGTCCCGGCCGCACGCGTCTCCGCGGCCAGCCCGGCTGCGGCCAGGGCCAGCAGGATGCTGCATGCTGCGGTGAGCGACAGCGGTGCCCCTGTTGGACCGCCGCCGAGCGGCCCGGCATCGCTGAAGCCGAACACGGAAGTCAGGACCACCGGCAACAGGCCCAGGGCGTAGACCGCAGGGTAGAGCTCCCTCCCGTCCCGGGTGCGCCGGAAGGCAGCCAGGGACAGGGCAGGAAGCAGTACGAGCGACACGGCCACGACGTGCCGCTGTACGCCTGCATGGGCTGTAACCGCGTAGGCGAACGGCAGCAGCACCAGCACCGCCACGCTCCCCCACTGCGCGGCCGCCGCCCACGGGCCCTGTCCCACGACGTCGAACCGGTCCTGCAGCAGCGACCGCAGCACCTGCGTCACAGCAACGCAGACTGCGACGGCGACGAACCCTCCGTGGACGCCCAGATCCAGGTCGGCTGCGGCCAGGGCCGTTAACGTCGCCAGCAGCGCCTGGACAGCCAGTCCATACAGCCCGCGCAATCCGGCCCGCGCCCGGCGGAGGGCCATGAAGCCGCAATAGACCAGAGCGGCCGCCGTGAGCACCTCGTAGCCGCGCACGCCCAGCAGGCCGGCGCCGACGACCGACGCTACGGCGAAGCCGGCCGCCCCGGCCGATTCCAGCGCGGACCGGTCCGCACCGATCCGCGGCGGAACCAGCGTCATCAAAACGTTGGCACCGAGCCCCGCAAACAACACCCACAGAGTCAGCACCGTGCCCGGATCCTCCGTGAACCGCAGCACCACCGTCACCAGCGGCACCAGGCAGGCGGCGGCGACCAGCGAAGCATCCGCAACAGGCACGGGCCTGGCCCCGGCCCG
This window harbors:
- the rplV gene encoding 50S ribosomal protein L22, whose protein sequence is MEAKAIARHIRVTPMKARRVVNLVRGKQANEALAILKFAPQAASEPVLKVVQSAMANARVLADRDGLAFDEGDLFISDAFVDEGPTMKRFQPRAQGRAYRINKRTSHVTVVVATPKIEEER
- the rpsS gene encoding 30S ribosomal protein S19; translated protein: MPRSLKKGPFVDQHLFLKVAAENEKGTKNVIKTWSRRSMIIPDMLGHTIAVHDGRKHIPVFVTESMVGHKLGEFALTRTFRGHVKDDRKGKRR
- the rplB gene encoding 50S ribosomal protein L2 produces the protein MGIRKYKPTTPGRRGSSVADFTEITRSTPEKSLVRPLPKKGGRNNTGKITTRHKGGGHKRQYRLIDFRRHDKDGVDARVAEIEYDPNRTARIALLHYVDGTKRYIIAPNKLSQGDHVEAGAGADIKPGNNLPLRNIPVGTTIHAVELRPGGGAKMARSAGASVQLVAKEGRFAQLRLPSGEIRNVDARCRATIGEVGNAEQSNINWGKAGRMRWKGVRPTVRGVAMNPVDHPHGGGEGKTSGGRHPVNPNGKREGRTRRPNKESDNLIVRRRRSGKNKR
- the rplW gene encoding 50S ribosomal protein L23, which gives rise to MSATTAKDPRDVVLAPVVSEKSYGLIDEGKYTFLVDPRSNKTEIKLAVEKIFSVKVDSINTINRAGKRKRTKFGWGQRKNTKRAIVTLKDGTIDIFGGPLS
- the rplD gene encoding 50S ribosomal protein L4, yielding MANETTVEFPAALFDVQTNVPLLHQVVVAQLAAARQGTHKTKTRAEVSGAGRKPFKQKGTGRARQGSIRAPHMTGGGVVHGPTPRDYSQRTPKKMIAAALRGALSDRARNGRIHVLETLVAGETPSTKAARDTLRSLSDRKNMLVVIERANDVAALSVRNLTDVHVIYVDQLNTYDVLVADDVVFTKAAYDEFVGKNTVKEDAK
- the rplC gene encoding 50S ribosomal protein L3; this translates as MSTSLTRQVKGLLGTKLGMTQVWDENNKLIPVTVVKADSNVITQLRNAEKDGYTAVQIGYGQIDPRKVTKPLAGHFEKAGVTPRRHVVELRTADADTYELGQELSVEIFEAGQKVDVTGTSKGKGFAGVMKRHGFHGVGASHGAHKNHRKPGSIGGASTPGRVFKGMRMAGRMGAVRHTTMNLTVHGVDAEKSLLLIKGAVPGARGQVVLVRTAVKGA
- the rpsJ gene encoding 30S ribosomal protein S10, which translates into the protein MAGQKIRIRLKSYDHEVIDVSARKIVETVTRAGATVVGPVPLPTEKNVYCVIRSPHKYKDSREHFEMRTHKRLIDIIDPTPKAVDSLMRLDLPADVNIEIKL